TGGATTGATCTCGGTGATTTTCTGAAAGATCTTTTCCGCTTCGTCCAGGCGATTGCTGCGGAAATACAGTTCCCCCAACAGCTTCAGCAGGGAACTGCTCTTGAACAGCGTTGATCCCAGAGAGGTCAGCAATTCGATTGCTTTCTGTTCCTGCTCCTGGTTGGTATAGCAGTTGACCAGTTTTTCCACCAGTTTGGGATTCTGGGTCTTTTTCAAGACTTCCCGCAACACCTCTTCAGCCCGGTCAAAATCCTTTTTTGTAATCAACCGATCAGCGGCAATCACATATTCCGTTACCGCGCTGTCTTCTTCCCCCTCCCGCAAATAGTGATCCGCCAGCAACAGTCGCATTTTGAGATTGTTGCGGTCAAACTCCAGGATGCGCTTGTACATATCCAGCGCGCGCTTGTGGTTGTTTTTGCGCTTACTCTCCTCTGCCAGGTCCAGGTAGATCTGCTTGGCCTCGATCACCAGCCCCTGCTTGGTATAAAGGTCGGCCAATTTGAAATAGACGTCCTCGTAATTGGGACTCACCCGGGTAATGCGCTTGTACATGGCGATGGCTTTGGAAAAGAATCCTTCCTTGAGGTAGTAATCCGCAATCCATTCAAAATGCTCCACCGCGGAATTGACGTCGTGCTGTTTTAAAAAGAGATCACCCAGGATGCGACGGGTTTCCAAATCGTCCGGTTTCAGTTCCAAAAGCCGCCGATATTGCTTGATGGCGGCATCAATCTTGCCCTGCCCAAGGCATTTCTGCGCGCTTCTTTGCAAGGTCAAACGCTTTTCTACTGCCATAGGACCTTCCTGAAACTGCGGCGATGGAATGGTGTAGTCCCATGGTGCTTTAAGGCGAGTATATGTCGGACGCTGGGATATCCCTTATTGGCACTCAGTTCATATTCAGGGAACCAGCCTGCCATCCGGATCATCAAGTCGTCCCGGAACACCTTGGCGATAATGGATGCCGCCGCCACGGACAGACTACAATCATCCCCATGGAGAATGCCGGCTCCCCGAACCGGCAAAAAATCGGGCTTCATGCCATCTATTAGAACATAATCAGGGGGGATTTGCAATCCGGCAACGGCTCGTGCCATGGCTACCCGCGTGGCCTGCAGAATGTTGATGCGGTCAATGGCGTCATTCCAACACCAGCCGATGGACCACGCCCTGGCAATCGCGTAAATCACCGTCGCCAACTCAACGCGTCGGCGGGCGGAAAGACGTTTGGAGTCCCGGATACGAAAATCCAGGTTCAAGGGATCAAGGATTACCGCCCCCGCTACCACAGGTCCAAAAAGAGCTCCGCGGCCGACCTCATCTACACCGCAGATAAAACGACACCCCTG
This Candidatus Aminicenantes bacterium DNA region includes the following protein-coding sequences:
- a CDS encoding ribonuclease HII, producing the protein MTDFSLEREQLDQGCRFICGVDEVGRGALFGPVVAGAVILDPLNLDFRIRDSKRLSARRRVELATVIYAIARAWSIGWCWNDAIDRINILQATRVAMARAVAGLQIPPDYVLIDGMKPDFLPVRGAGILHGDDCSLSVAAASIIAKVFRDDLMIRMAGWFPEYELSANKGYPSVRHILALKHHGTTPFHRRSFRKVLWQ